One stretch of Corynebacterium imitans DNA includes these proteins:
- the rplL gene encoding 50S ribosomal protein L7/L12 codes for MAKLSKDELIEQFKEMTLIELSEFLKEFEEVFDVTAAAPVAAVAAAPGAAGDAAAEEEKDEFDVVLEDAGAKKIGVIKAVREIVSGLGLKDAKEMVEGAPKAILEGASKDDAEAAKAKLEEAGAKVSLK; via the coding sequence ATGGCTAAGCTGTCTAAGGACGAGCTCATTGAGCAGTTCAAGGAAATGACCCTCATCGAGCTTTCCGAGTTCCTGAAGGAATTCGAGGAGGTCTTCGACGTCACCGCTGCTGCACCGGTTGCTGCTGTTGCTGCTGCTCCGGGCGCTGCTGGCGACGCTGCCGCTGAGGAAGAGAAGGACGAGTTCGACGTCGTTCTCGAGGACGCTGGCGCCAAGAAGATCGGTGTCATTAAGGCTGTCCGCGAGATCGTCTCCGGCCTGGGCCTGAAGGACGCTAAGGAAATGGTCGAGGGTGCACCGAAGGCCATCCTCGAGGGCGCTTCCAAGGACGACGCTGAGGCTGCTAAGGCTAAGCTCGAGGAGGCTGGCGCAAAGGTCTCCCTCAAGTAA
- a CDS encoding Rib/alpha-like domain-containing protein, with protein sequence MTSTSPHYSKGRRRGLTMLAASMALAVGSQALPAVAAPTAGFSPAAHAAEAPGAGEWDPANIVAADAIAPGERVTKGKLDGKRNVVWGYLSFADRGTMEADDMRSTWRDTPVPAGIDVYMRYDTGGGKMSRIHKATTHEDDKGNTVYAFTFKDGKPTLAKGTWKDGSADVQLLIGQDNVADNPAIGEPMAAVRVTPGGAWYSGSVADSRNMNWSIHPVAVNDARGPLWGETLVKVYQVSPAATLLKGQLTATADKAIPRTYSGRVWNDSMKGNNTENVWKRDAYNINVDNGVLFDGTDTPAKGHTVYQAVPNDAAYQALDAIRRETNPKNNRRHANIQSRMQRMADYVRANPENFTVYSAKVSDDGTYTLHSSFDQARHADYVYMWVEDGEGNIKTNLSAWNTPEFRAPVGNDVYTEAGHAQASLSDQKSYPNGHVPGQAHRPNTPTPNSPRRDGGGNWSNVHFALATNQDGTGHTVKPGEDDRTPDNDANDPTYGDRVETPRGTDTVIGPPKNTDGTPLPDGTSYEQHPSVPVTGPDGTTLPEFPGTVTVDPDTGKVTVHPDDGAREGDYDIPVLITYPDGTTDTVNVEVTVPARPDTPGGPDDPDKSDADSYDPYYQPAQGKPGVGTKVDQTVDVPKGTKFEPTLPEGWTATEADEGGDFTVTPAKNARPGKVNIPVLVTYPDGSQEPVTAPFTVLPLDKDENDPRYEDAVTPPGESTEIAPPKNPDGSDLPDDTTFAPGEHDVPGKVEVDPNTGEIIVTPDEDATPGDYEIPVEVTYPDGSTDTPTVTVTVPEDTGGGDDDSSDQAADNDPSYGTTEGTAGKETKVTQDGDRELPEGTKITVADAPEGWIFGKPNEVGDFTVTPDADALDGTRVTIPVLFTYPDGTSDKTEAIFIVSNDAGANDPSYKETEAPRGKETLVDAPTNPDGSPLPKDTTFAPGDSDAPDFPGKVEIDPDTGEVTLTPDEDATPGDYRIPVEVTYPDGTQETIDVPVRVPDDATITPPGDGGSDDGDGDGGSDDGGDGSDGDGDDGDGGDGSDDGSTDAADNDPAYTPASGPAGSETELKQDGDRELPEGTKFVLPKAPAGWSFGEPNEHGDFTVTPPESALPGTAMTIPVTVVYPDGSREVVDAKFEVVGSSDDAKDNDPIYPDDTKVKPGETEQIDPPRNPDGSGLPDDTKFEKDDSDLPGTVEVNPDTGEITVTPDEDAKPGDYKVIVEITYPDGSTDTVEVPVKVIPDDKGDKGTDTTSDADNNTPGYENREGPAGTPVKFTQSGDRELPEGTKFIFPRFPSGWSIEGDAATGDFTITSPKDTPNGTEVKIPIIVSYPDGSNASLTPVLKVTSTSPGSDENPGTPGDGGNGNDDGNDGGDSTDREKNDPTYGDDRTETPREKDTVIKGPKNKDGTDLPDDTTFKPGEHNFPGKVEVDPNTGEVTVTPDKDAKGGNYDIPVVVTYPDGSSVTITVPVRVPKKAGNGTEVEVSPGDTVIIGGDVDPKDLQIRFPDGSVKDISELNPTKDKNGDIIITIPKDWADGTYIVETKDGTRVVVLKVRSPQTGGETKTGSSELSERCVAGLAGVGIPLLLLIPLGVATQVAIPGLEDFRAQAGKAIEQVNTQIQQQMGIFNEQLAQALGKNFPARELGTAAAGLAITLLGLLIADQIAQACAPGYDGLSSKIGGEGDKSQGSSAKEDAKKNEEDES encoded by the coding sequence TGCGCAGCACTTGGCGCGACACCCCCGTGCCCGCAGGCATCGACGTCTACATGCGCTACGACACCGGCGGTGGCAAGATGTCCCGCATTCACAAGGCAACCACCCACGAAGACGACAAAGGCAACACCGTCTACGCTTTCACCTTCAAAGACGGCAAGCCCACGCTTGCCAAAGGCACCTGGAAGGACGGCTCCGCAGACGTCCAGCTGCTCATTGGCCAGGACAATGTGGCGGACAACCCCGCGATCGGCGAACCGATGGCCGCGGTGCGCGTCACCCCGGGTGGCGCGTGGTACAGCGGCAGCGTCGCCGACTCACGCAACATGAACTGGTCCATCCACCCGGTGGCCGTCAACGATGCCCGCGGGCCGCTGTGGGGCGAAACGCTGGTCAAGGTCTACCAGGTCTCGCCCGCCGCCACGCTGCTCAAGGGTCAACTCACCGCCACCGCGGACAAGGCGATCCCTCGCACCTATTCCGGGCGCGTGTGGAACGACTCGATGAAGGGCAACAACACCGAGAACGTCTGGAAGCGCGATGCGTACAACATCAACGTGGACAATGGCGTGCTTTTCGACGGCACCGACACCCCAGCGAAGGGCCACACCGTCTACCAGGCAGTGCCGAACGACGCTGCGTACCAGGCCCTCGACGCCATCCGTCGCGAGACGAACCCGAAGAACAACCGCCGGCACGCCAACATCCAGTCGCGCATGCAACGCATGGCAGACTACGTGCGCGCAAATCCGGAGAACTTCACCGTCTACTCCGCCAAGGTCAGCGACGACGGTACCTACACCCTGCACTCCTCCTTCGACCAGGCGCGTCACGCCGACTACGTCTACATGTGGGTCGAGGACGGCGAAGGCAACATCAAGACCAACCTGTCCGCCTGGAACACACCTGAGTTCCGGGCACCGGTGGGCAATGATGTCTACACCGAGGCGGGGCACGCGCAGGCGTCGCTAAGCGATCAGAAGTCCTACCCCAACGGGCACGTGCCAGGCCAGGCACACCGGCCGAATACTCCCACGCCGAATTCCCCGCGCCGCGACGGCGGCGGCAACTGGTCAAACGTGCACTTCGCGCTGGCGACCAACCAGGACGGCACCGGCCACACGGTCAAGCCGGGCGAAGACGACCGCACCCCGGACAACGACGCGAACGACCCCACCTACGGCGACCGCGTGGAGACCCCGCGCGGTACAGACACCGTCATCGGCCCACCAAAGAACACCGACGGCACCCCGCTGCCGGACGGCACCTCATACGAGCAGCACCCATCGGTGCCCGTCACCGGACCGGACGGCACCACACTGCCGGAGTTCCCCGGCACCGTCACCGTTGACCCGGACACCGGCAAGGTCACTGTGCACCCGGATGACGGCGCGCGTGAGGGCGACTACGACATCCCGGTGCTGATCACCTACCCGGACGGCACCACTGACACGGTGAACGTCGAGGTCACCGTCCCGGCGCGCCCCGACACCCCGGGTGGCCCTGACGACCCTGACAAGTCGGATGCAGACAGCTACGACCCCTACTACCAGCCGGCCCAGGGCAAGCCTGGCGTGGGCACGAAGGTCGACCAGACCGTCGACGTGCCGAAGGGCACGAAGTTCGAGCCGACGTTACCGGAGGGATGGACCGCCACCGAGGCGGACGAGGGCGGCGACTTCACAGTCACCCCGGCGAAGAACGCACGCCCGGGCAAGGTAAACATCCCGGTCCTGGTTACCTATCCGGATGGCTCCCAGGAGCCGGTCACCGCGCCGTTTACCGTGCTGCCGCTGGATAAGGACGAGAATGATCCGCGCTACGAGGATGCGGTGACCCCGCCCGGCGAGTCGACCGAGATCGCTCCGCCGAAGAACCCGGACGGCTCTGACCTTCCGGATGACACGACCTTCGCGCCCGGCGAGCACGATGTGCCGGGCAAGGTCGAAGTCGATCCGAACACCGGCGAGATCATCGTCACGCCGGACGAGGACGCCACCCCGGGTGACTACGAGATCCCGGTCGAGGTGACCTACCCGGACGGCTCCACCGACACCCCGACCGTCACCGTCACTGTTCCGGAGGACACCGGCGGCGGCGATGACGATTCCTCCGACCAAGCCGCCGACAACGATCCGAGCTACGGCACGACCGAGGGCACGGCTGGCAAGGAAACCAAGGTGACCCAGGATGGTGACCGCGAGCTGCCGGAGGGCACAAAGATCACCGTCGCTGATGCGCCTGAAGGCTGGATCTTTGGGAAGCCGAACGAGGTCGGTGACTTCACCGTCACCCCGGACGCCGACGCGCTCGACGGCACCCGCGTGACCATCCCGGTCCTCTTCACCTACCCGGACGGCACGAGCGACAAGACAGAAGCCATCTTCATCGTCTCCAACGACGCCGGCGCGAACGACCCCTCCTACAAGGAGACCGAGGCACCGCGCGGCAAGGAAACGCTTGTCGACGCCCCCACCAACCCGGACGGCTCCCCACTTCCCAAGGACACCACCTTCGCTCCTGGCGACAGCGATGCCCCCGACTTCCCGGGCAAGGTTGAGATCGACCCGGACACCGGCGAGGTCACGCTGACCCCCGATGAGGACGCCACCCCGGGCGACTACCGCATCCCGGTCGAGGTGACCTACCCGGACGGCACGCAAGAGACTATCGACGTGCCGGTCCGCGTCCCGGACGACGCCACCATCACCCCGCCTGGGGACGGCGGCTCCGATGATGGTGATGGTGACGGTGGCTCCGATGACGGCGGCGATGGTTCTGACGGCGACGGCGATGACGGCGACGGCGGCGACGGTTCCGACGACGGCTCCACGGACGCTGCCGACAACGACCCGGCCTACACCCCGGCGAGCGGGCCGGCAGGCAGCGAGACCGAGCTGAAGCAAGATGGCGACCGCGAACTGCCGGAAGGCACCAAGTTCGTCCTGCCGAAGGCACCGGCCGGCTGGAGCTTCGGCGAGCCGAACGAGCACGGAGACTTCACCGTCACTCCGCCGGAGTCTGCACTGCCTGGCACTGCCATGACCATCCCCGTGACCGTGGTGTACCCGGATGGTTCCCGCGAGGTCGTGGACGCGAAGTTCGAGGTCGTTGGCTCGAGCGATGATGCGAAGGACAACGATCCCATCTACCCGGACGACACCAAGGTGAAGCCGGGCGAGACGGAGCAGATCGACCCGCCGCGCAACCCGGACGGCTCTGGCCTGCCGGACGACACCAAGTTTGAGAAGGACGACTCGGACCTCCCTGGCACTGTGGAGGTCAACCCGGATACCGGCGAGATCACGGTCACTCCGGACGAGGACGCCAAGCCTGGCGATTACAAAGTGATCGTCGAGATCACCTACCCGGACGGCTCCACCGACACCGTTGAAGTGCCCGTCAAGGTGATTCCTGACGACAAGGGCGATAAGGGCACGGATACCACCTCGGATGCGGATAACAACACGCCGGGCTACGAGAACCGTGAAGGCCCGGCGGGCACACCGGTGAAGTTCACGCAGTCCGGCGACCGCGAGCTGCCGGAGGGCACGAAGTTCATCTTCCCGCGCTTCCCCTCCGGCTGGAGCATCGAGGGCGATGCAGCAACTGGTGACTTCACCATCACTAGCCCGAAGGACACGCCGAACGGCACCGAGGTGAAGATCCCGATCATCGTGTCCTACCCAGACGGCTCCAACGCCTCGCTCACCCCGGTACTCAAGGTCACCAGCACCTCGCCTGGCTCCGACGAGAACCCGGGCACGCCTGGCGACGGTGGCAACGGTAACGACGACGGTAACGATGGTGGCGACTCCACCGACCGCGAGAAGAACGACCCCACCTACGGTGATGATCGCACGGAAACCCCGCGCGAGAAGGACACCGTGATCAAGGGGCCGAAGAACAAGGACGGCACGGACCTGCCGGACGACACCACCTTCAAGCCGGGCGAGCACAACTTCCCGGGCAAGGTCGAGGTCGATCCCAACACCGGCGAGGTCACGGTCACCCCGGATAAGGACGCTAAGGGCGGCAACTACGATATCCCGGTCGTGGTGACCTACCCGGATGGCTCCAGCGTGACCATCACCGTCCCGGTCCGGGTGCCGAAGAAGGCAGGCAATGGCACGGAGGTCGAGGTCTCGCCGGGCGACACCGTCATCATCGGCGGCGACGTCGATCCGAAGGATCTGCAGATCCGCTTCCCCGACGGTTCGGTCAAGGACATCTCCGAGCTGAACCCAACGAAGGATAAGAACGGCGACATCATCATCACCATCCCGAAGGATTGGGCCGACGGCACCTACATCGTCGAGACCAAGGATGGCACCCGAGTGGTTGTCCTGAAGGTCCGCAGCCCCCAAACCGGTGGTGAGACCAAGACTGGCTCATCCGAGCTGAGCGAGCGCTGCGTCGCTGGTCTCGCAGGTGTTGGTATCCCGCTGCTCCTGCTGATCCCGCTGGGCGTGGCCACCCAGGTTGCAATCCCGGGCCTGGAGGACTTCCGCGCCCAAGCTGGTAAGGCAATCGAGCAGGTTAACACCCAGATCCAGCAGCAGATGGGTATCTTCAACGAGCAGCTCGCTCAAGCGCTGGGTAAGAACTTCCCGGCCCGCGAGCTCGGTACGGCCGCAGCTGGCCTGGCGATCACGTTGCTCGGTCTGCTCATCGCCGACCAGATCGCCCAGGCGTGTGCCCCGGGCTACGACGGGCTGAGCTCCAAGATCGGCGGCGAAGGTGACAAGTCGCAAGGGTCCTCTGCAAAGGAGGACGCGAAGAAGAACGAGGAGGATGAAAGCTAG